The following DNA comes from bacterium.
CAGATCTTCGCCGACGCCGGCTACGTCATCCAGAGTGTCCACCAACCGGTGCAGATCGCCACGCAACAAGGGCAGGAAAGCGCCCTCGCTCAACAGATCATACACGGTTCTGCGCAGCACATCGGCCTGATGTTCGCGGTCCTGCACCTCCAGCCATAACGCCTCACAGGCGGCGGCATCGTTTTCCAGAAAGCGATCGAACAGCTTTCTGCACGACAGCAGGCACAGGTGCGTTTGCAGCAGATGTTGTTGCATCTGCTGCAGCACATGTTCTTCTTTTTTAGCAAGCGACATCATCGTTCAAGCCTGTCCTTTTGCTTAGGAGCTTGCTGGTAGACCGCCGTCGATGCCGGCGGCTCAAAAATCTCCGCTTACACCCAGGCCCGGCTTGTCCGGCAGAATCAGCCACCCCTCTTTGACCGTCACACCTTGAAAAGGATCCCGAGCCAGCAGCAAATTGCCGTCCAGATCGGGGAAATCGGTCAACGGCGACAGATGCGCCGCAGCGGTGATGGACAACGAGCTGGAGACCATGCACCCCAGCATGATCTTCATTCCCAAAGCCCGCGCCATCCAAATCATCCGCAACGACTCCTGCAGTCCGCCGGCTTTGTCCACTTTGATATTGATGCCGTCAAAGGCCTGCGCCAGGGCCGGGATATCCTGGCTGGTCTTGACCGATTCATCGGCGATGATGGGGATGGTCGCGCGCTCTTTCACCCAGGCCGTCTCTTCCAGCATGTGCGCGGGCATGGGCTGCTCCACCAGATCCACGCCGTTTTGCGCCAGCCATTCTACCTTGCGCAACGCCAGCTCCTTGTTCTTCCAGCCTTCATTGGCGTCCACACGCAGCGTCTTTTGGGTGACGCTGCGGACCGCAGCCAGCACCTCTTCGTCGTTGTCTTTGCCCATTTTAATTTTCAGCAATGGATAGGGCGCCGCCTCCTCCACTTTTTGCCTCACCATTTCCATGGTATCGATGCCGATGGAAAAAGTGGTCTGCGGCGCCTTGCGGGGATCCAGGCCCCAGAACTGATACAACGGAATGCCCAGCCATTTGCTCAGCCAATCCATCAGAGCGATGTCGATGCCGGCTTGAGCCGCGGTTTGGCCTTTACACACGTTCTGCACCGCTGCGTTGACATCGACGTATTTCCATGGATCGCAGGTCTGCAGAATCGGTACCGCCTTTTCGATTGCAGCCACCGTGGACTCGAGGCTTTCGCCGTAGCGCGCATTGTGCGCCGCTTCCCCCAGCCCGAACACGCCGTCCTTTTCCAGCTTGACGAACGCATATTCCTTGAACGTGCTGGTGTTGCGGCTGATCGTCCAGGCGTGACGCAAATCGAGCCGTTTGGTTTTTACTGTTACCTTGAATCCGCCTGCAGACATCTTTTTTTCCGCCGTGGACGCAGACCCAGTGGTCAGAGAAGCCGCACCGGCGACCGCTGCGCCCTTGGCAGCAGTGCGGATAAATTCTTTACGCGACATAGACATTGAGTTCTCCGTTACAGTCCATTGATCACCGCATCCCGTGGATGGCTCACCACAAAACTGATCAAAATCTCCTTTTTTTCCTTGGGCGCCACCGTCAGATTCCAGGTCAGTTTGCCGGTCTCCTTGTTCCATTCGTTGACATTGGGCGTCAGTTTGACGTCGGAAACCTCCACATCCTCATGGCGGCTGATAGGCGCCTGATCCTGAACCGTGATGACGGCGGCTTTGCTGCGGTAATTCTCACAGGTGATTTTATAAACATATTCGATTTCAGTCTTTTTGCTGATCATGCCCTTGTTGCGCTCAAACCGTTTGACCAGTTCGTGCTTGATCTTGATATTGGGATCAATGCCCAATGAGAGCTGAACTTTTTCACCCACCGCTTTGTTCTGCAAATGGCTTTTCCCGACATAATCGCCGTCCACATAGGTGACGGCCGGACCGGCGATCAACGGATATTCACCGCTGTTTTCAAAACTGCCCTGCAGATAGGCATGCTGGCTCATCTTGGGGATCGTCAGACAGGAAAGCGCTGCCGGAAACATTTGACGTCGGATCAGCACCTTAGTCGGCTCATCGCCGCTGCTGATGGTGCGTTTGCCGGCGATGACGAAATGGACCGAAGCGCCCTTGGCCTCCACGACAGAAGGCTCTATCGCATCCTGAACGCTGTAGAGCACGGCCTCTTCCGCTACACGGCCCTGCGGCGCCGCAGCGGCTTTCGACAGCCGCACCGGCGGCTCCGGCTTGTAGAGGTTCAGATACCAGGGGTGCAGTTCAGGCGCCTGGGCGCCGAACGCCGGTGTGGCGGTGGAAAGGCTTAAAGAGACATCAGTCCACTCTTCACCGGTTTTTTGGCGCACCTCTGCGGAGTAGACCATCTCCACCTGATCCTGCGCCGGCAGCGCCCGCAGCTCATAGGTGGGCGACCAGGCGACATCGCGGACCAGATAGTTCACGGACAATCCGGTGGACAGGGCGGTCTTGCACTGCAGCAGCAGTTGAATGCTTTTCTCCTCTTTGGGTCGCGCGGATTGAACCTGCTGCAGCTGTTTCTTCAACGCCTCCCGTTTATCCTCGATTTGTTTGCGCTGCAGCTCCAACTCGGTGATCTCGTTGTACACCGAGGTCAGATTCTTGCGTAGAAACGTCAACGTCGAACTCCACGAGGCCACATCCATTTTGGCTTGCAGCAGTTCTTGCGAGGCCTTGGCGTCCGCTGCCACCTGGATGGAGGTGAGAAATTTTTCCTGACTCTTCAGCGCCTTGATCTCATTGTCCGCCTGAAAATCCTGCAGATCCAAAGCGGCGATCTGCTCTTCGATCTTTTTCACCTGCCGCTCTTCCGCCTTTTCCAGAAACCAGCGTTCCACTTTGACGTCTGAGATCTGCACCTGACCTTCGTCGCCCAAGCGGATATGCACGGACTCATCCATCATGGCGGTGGGCAGATGACCGATCTCGATCCTGTTCTCGCCAGCGTTGAGCTGCAGCTTGACTTCACGCTGTAACAGAGCCATGCTGTTATATACGGTCACTTGCGAAATCGTGCTTGGAACTTCACGCGCCAGAGCTGTACAAGCAACCAGGCAGCAACCCAGCAAAATCAGCTCTATTCTCATTCTGCACTCCTTCCACGATAACCAACTGCATAGGTTTTTAAAAATTAACCATAAACCCACAAAATAGCAAGCGGAAAGTCACAAATTGCTCCAACCCTTGCTCAGCAATTGTTGACAATGTATCAAGGAATTGCTATATTTATTGGCCTGCAGGTGTGAGGCGGGAGACGGCAAAGCCTCCACCGATCAGCCGGCGCTCAATGGAAAGGGTTTTGAGTGAACGATCCCCGTTACGACCGATTAGCCCGCATCATCGTCCGTCACTCCACACGGCTCAAAAAAGGGGAGAAAATCCTTATAGAGGCCATCGACATCCCATCCGACATGATCATCGCCGTGATGCGCGCGGCCCACCAGGCGGGCGCGGTTCCCTTTGT
Coding sequences within:
- a CDS encoding DUF47 family protein, which encodes MMSLAKKEEHVLQQMQQHLLQTHLCLLSCRKLFDRFLENDAAACEALWLEVQDREHQADVLRRTVYDLLSEGAFLPLLRGDLHRLVDTLDDVAGVGEDL
- a CDS encoding dipeptide epimerase; protein product: MSRKEFIRTAAKGAAVAGAASLTTGSASTAEKKMSAGGFKVTVKTKRLDLRHAWTISRNTSTFKEYAFVKLEKDGVFGLGEAAHNARYGESLESTVAAIEKAVPILQTCDPWKYVDVNAAVQNVCKGQTAAQAGIDIALMDWLSKWLGIPLYQFWGLDPRKAPQTTFSIGIDTMEMVRQKVEEAAPYPLLKIKMGKDNDEEVLAAVRSVTQKTLRVDANEGWKNKELALRKVEWLAQNGVDLVEQPMPAHMLEETAWVKERATIPIIADESVKTSQDIPALAQAFDGINIKVDKAGGLQESLRMIWMARALGMKIMLGCMVSSSLSITAAAHLSPLTDFPDLDGNLLLARDPFQGVTVKEGWLILPDKPGLGVSGDF
- a CDS encoding mucoidy inhibitor MuiA family protein is translated as MRIELILLGCCLVACTALAREVPSTISQVTVYNSMALLQREVKLQLNAGENRIEIGHLPTAMMDESVHIRLGDEGQVQISDVKVERWFLEKAEERQVKKIEEQIAALDLQDFQADNEIKALKSQEKFLTSIQVAADAKASQELLQAKMDVASWSSTLTFLRKNLTSVYNEITELELQRKQIEDKREALKKQLQQVQSARPKEEKSIQLLLQCKTALSTGLSVNYLVRDVAWSPTYELRALPAQDQVEMVYSAEVRQKTGEEWTDVSLSLSTATPAFGAQAPELHPWYLNLYKPEPPVRLSKAAAAPQGRVAEEAVLYSVQDAIEPSVVEAKGASVHFVIAGKRTISSGDEPTKVLIRRQMFPAALSCLTIPKMSQHAYLQGSFENSGEYPLIAGPAVTYVDGDYVGKSHLQNKAVGEKVQLSLGIDPNIKIKHELVKRFERNKGMISKKTEIEYVYKITCENYRSKAAVITVQDQAPISRHEDVEVSDVKLTPNVNEWNKETGKLTWNLTVAPKEKKEILISFVVSHPRDAVINGL